A single region of the Massilia sp. erpn genome encodes:
- a CDS encoding peptidoglycan DD-metalloendopeptidase family protein codes for MMQFFTRRAGARRGLSLLLAALLAGLAAGPAGAAPRPTERSKQKQAAETERNALQQKLTALKRDISKTESAKDDAADTLAESEEAISNANRSLRELAAEQGETNGRLQQLGAEHARLQGVTAQQKQQLAKLLREQYVAGNEDRIKLLLSGDNPNRINRELQLMAYVSQAQARLLESLRANLKAVENNQAEAQNAKDELEEIAQEERQQKSVLEQEKARRAGLLSQLSKKLVAQRKEAGDLERDEQRMSGLIERLNKLIEEQARAAAAEKKRQEQLAAARAAKAKADAEAKALALARAKAAKEERERLAQQNRKPGAKPSETRPVEPKPAEKPFKPDPIDADEPKVAARTPEPAPQPAARPSDIALAPAAPDGAFAALKGQMRPPVAGKLAARFGARRGDGPSWKGVFIRSSEGAEVHAVAGGRVVFANWLRGFGNLIVIDHGGQYMSVYGFNESLLKRPGDVVKTGDPIAAAGNTGGNEETGLYFELRHQGRAFDPAGWVKF; via the coding sequence ATGATGCAGTTCTTCACCCGCCGCGCCGGCGCGCGGCGCGGGCTGTCCCTGCTGCTGGCCGCCTTATTGGCGGGGCTGGCGGCCGGGCCGGCCGGCGCCGCGCCCCGTCCCACGGAGCGCAGCAAGCAAAAGCAGGCCGCCGAAACCGAGCGCAACGCGCTGCAGCAGAAGCTGACGGCGCTCAAGCGCGACATCAGCAAGACCGAGAGCGCCAAGGACGACGCGGCCGACACCCTGGCCGAATCGGAGGAGGCGATCTCCAACGCCAACCGTTCGCTGCGCGAGCTGGCCGCCGAACAGGGCGAGACCAATGGCCGCCTGCAGCAGCTGGGTGCCGAGCATGCGCGCCTGCAGGGCGTGACGGCGCAGCAGAAGCAGCAGCTGGCCAAGCTGCTGCGCGAGCAGTACGTGGCGGGCAATGAAGACCGCATCAAGCTGCTGCTGTCGGGCGACAACCCGAACCGCATCAACCGCGAACTGCAATTGATGGCCTATGTGTCGCAGGCCCAGGCGCGCCTGCTGGAATCGCTGCGCGCCAACCTGAAAGCGGTGGAGAATAACCAGGCCGAGGCGCAGAACGCCAAGGATGAGCTGGAAGAAATCGCGCAGGAAGAGCGCCAGCAGAAAAGCGTGCTGGAACAGGAAAAGGCGCGCCGCGCCGGCCTCCTGTCCCAACTGTCGAAAAAGCTGGTGGCCCAGCGCAAGGAAGCGGGCGATCTGGAACGCGACGAGCAGCGCATGTCCGGCCTGATCGAACGCCTGAACAAATTGATCGAAGAGCAGGCGCGCGCCGCCGCCGCCGAGAAGAAACGCCAGGAGCAATTGGCCGCCGCGCGCGCCGCCAAGGCCAAGGCGGACGCCGAAGCGAAGGCGCTGGCCCTGGCCCGCGCCAAGGCCGCGAAAGAGGAGCGCGAGCGCCTGGCCCAGCAAAACCGCAAGCCGGGCGCCAAGCCGTCCGAGACCCGGCCGGTGGAGCCGAAACCGGCCGAAAAACCATTCAAACCCGATCCGATCGACGCCGACGAGCCGAAAGTGGCGGCGCGCACGCCGGAACCGGCGCCGCAGCCGGCCGCCCGTCCCTCCGATATCGCGCTGGCGCCGGCCGCGCCGGACGGCGCATTCGCTGCGCTCAAGGGGCAGATGCGGCCGCCGGTGGCGGGCAAGCTGGCGGCGCGCTTCGGCGCGCGGCGCGGCGATGGTCCGAGCTGGAAGGGGGTTTTCATCCGCTCCAGCGAAGGGGCGGAAGTGCATGCCGTGGCCGGCGGGCGCGTGGTCTTCGCCAACTGGCTGCGCGGCTTCGGCAACCTGATCGTGATCGACCATGGCGGCCAGTATATGAGCGTGTACGGCTTTAACGAGAGCCTGCTGAAACGTCCGGGCGACGTGGTCAAGACCGGCGATCCGATCGCCGCGGCGGGAAACACCGGTGGCAACGAGGAAACCGGTTTATACTTTGAGCTAAGGCATCAGGGCCGGGCATTCGACCCCGCCGGGTGGGTGAAATTCTAA
- the gpmA gene encoding 2,3-diphosphoglycerate-dependent phosphoglycerate mutase, with amino-acid sequence MYKIVFMRHGESTWNLENRFTGWTDVDLTEKGVGEAKIAGQVLKEAGFKFDLAYTSVLKRAIRTLWLTLDEMDLMYLPIKHDWRLNERHYGALQGLDKGETAAKYGDAQVLVWRRSYDTPPPALEAGDDRASFNDPRYTGLPKDSIPLTECLKDTVARVMPAWDDEIAPAIRAGKQIIISAHGNSLRALIKMLDGISDEEIVGLNIPNGQPLVYELDAALKPIRHYYLGDAAAIAAAQAAVANQGKAK; translated from the coding sequence ATGTACAAAATTGTTTTCATGCGTCATGGCGAATCCACCTGGAATCTGGAAAACCGCTTTACCGGCTGGACCGATGTGGACCTGACCGAAAAAGGCGTGGGCGAAGCCAAGATCGCCGGCCAGGTGCTGAAGGAAGCCGGTTTCAAGTTCGACCTGGCTTACACCTCGGTACTCAAGCGCGCCATCCGTACCCTGTGGCTGACCCTGGACGAGATGGACCTGATGTACCTGCCGATCAAGCATGACTGGCGCCTGAACGAGCGCCACTACGGCGCCCTGCAAGGCCTGGACAAGGGTGAAACCGCCGCCAAATACGGCGACGCGCAGGTGCTGGTCTGGCGCCGCAGCTACGACACGCCGCCGCCGGCGCTGGAAGCGGGCGACGACCGCGCCTCCTTCAACGACCCGCGCTACACCGGCCTGCCAAAGGACAGCATCCCGCTGACCGAATGCCTGAAAGACACCGTGGCGCGCGTGATGCCGGCCTGGGACGACGAAATCGCCCCGGCCATCCGCGCCGGCAAGCAGATCATCATTTCGGCCCACGGCAACAGCCTGCGTGCCCTGATCAAGATGCTGGACGGGATCAGCGACGAGGAAATCGTCGGCCTGAACATCCCCAACGGCCAGCCCCTGGTGTATGAGCTGGACGCCGCGCTGAAGCCGATCCGCCACTACTATCTGGGCGACGCCGCCGCCATCGCCGCCGCGCAAGCCGCCGTGGCCAACCAGGGCAAGGCGAAGTAA